In a genomic window of Salminus brasiliensis chromosome 12, fSalBra1.hap2, whole genome shotgun sequence:
- the LOC140574261 gene encoding histone H3 yields MARTKQTARKSTGGKAPRKQLATKAARKSAPATGGVKKPHRYRPGTVALREIRRYQKSTELLIRKLPFQRLVREIAQDFKTDLRFQSSAVMALQEASEAYLVGLFEDTNLCAIHAKRVTIMPKDIQLARRIRGERA; encoded by the coding sequence atggcaagaaccaagcaAACAGCCCGTAAATCCACCGGTGGCAAGGCCCCGAGGAAGCAGCTCGCCACCAAGGCTGCCCGCAAGAGCGCCCCCGCCACCGGCGGCGTAAAGAAGCCTCACCGTTACAGGCCCGGCACCGTGGCTCTGCGGGAGATCCGCCGCTATCAGAAGTCGACGGAGCTGCTGATCCGCAAGCTACCCTTCCAGCGGCTAGTGCGTGAGATCGCTCAGGATTTCAAGACCGATCTCCGCTTCCAGAGCTCCGCCGTCATGGCCCTGCAGGAGGCTAGCGAGGCATACTTGGTGGGTCTATTTGAAGATACTAACCTGTGTGCTATCCACGCCAAGAGAGTCACCATCATGCCTAAAGACATCCAGCTGGCCCGCCGTATTCGCGGAGAGCGCGCTTAA
- the LOC140573689 gene encoding histone H1-like, which produces MAEVAPAPAASAPAKAPKKKAAARPKKAGPSVGELIVKAVSASKERSGVSLAALKKALAAGGYDVEKNNSRVKLAVKSLVTKGTLVQTKGTGASGSFKLNKKQTEAKKKPAAKKPAPKAKKPAAKKPAAAKKPKKVAAKKPTAAKKSPKKAKKPVAAAKKAAKSPKKAKKPVPPKKATKSPKKAKAVKPKAAKPKAAKAKKAAPKKK; this is translated from the coding sequence atggcagaagtcgctccagccccagccgccTCGGCGCCCGCCAAGGCCCCCAAGAAGAAGGCCGCCGCCCGCCCCAAGAAAGCCGGCCCCAGCGTCGGCGAGCTCATCGTCAAGGCCGTCTCTGCGTCCAAGGAGAGGAgcggcgtgtctctcgccgcccTGAAGAAAGCCCTGGCTGCCGGCGGCTACGACGTCGAGAAGAACAACTCACGCGTTAAGCTCGCCGTCAAGAGCCTCGTCACCAAGGGCACTCTGGTGCAGACCAAAGGCACCGGCGCGTCGGGCTCTTTCAAGCTTAACAAGAAGCAGACCGAGGCTaagaagaagccggccgccaagaagccggcacctaaagctaagaagccggccgccaagaaaccagccgcggccaagaagcccaagaaggtagcagccaagaaacccactgcggctaagaaatcccccaagaaggccaagaagcccgtcgcggccgctaagaaggcagcgaaaagccccaagaaggccaagaagccggTGCCTCCCAAAAAGGCGACCAAGAGCCCAAAGAAAGCCAAAGCGGTCAAGCCTAAAGCAGCTAAGCCCAAAGCGGCGAAGGCGAAAAAGGCTGCCCCTAAGAAGAAGTAA
- the LOC140574327 gene encoding histone H2B: MPEPAKSAPKKGSKKAVTKTAGKGGKKRRKSRKESYAIYVYKVLKQVHPDTGISSKAMGIMNSFVNDIFERIAGESSRLAHYNKRSTITSREIQTAVRLLLPGELAKHAVSEGTKAVTKYTSSK, translated from the coding sequence ATGCCTGAGCCAGCCAAGTCCGCCCCGAAGAAGGGATCTAAGAAAGCCGTGACCAAGACGGCCGGGAAAGGAGGCAAGaagcgcagaaagtccaggaaggAAAGCTATGCTATCTACGTGTataaggtgctgaagcaggtccaCCCAGACACTGGTATCTCCTCCAAAGCGATGGGCATCATGAACTCGTTCGTGAACGACATCTTCGAGCGTATCGCCGGTGAGTCTTCTCGTTTGGCTCACTACAACAAGCGTTCTACTATCACCTCCAGGGAGATCCAGACCGCTGTGCGTCTGCTACTTCCCGGTGAGTTGGCCAAGCACGCCGTGTCCGAGGGCACAAAAGCCGTGACCAAGTACACCAGCTCCAAGTAA
- the LOC140574408 gene encoding histone H4, whose amino-acid sequence MSGRGKGGKGLGKGGAKRHRKVLRDNIQGITKPAIRRLARRGGVKRISGLIYEETRGVLKVFLENVIRDAVTYTEHAKRKTVTAMDVVYALKRQGRTLYGFGG is encoded by the coding sequence atgTCTGGCAGAGGCAAGGGAGGCAAAGGCCTTGGAAAAGGAGGCGCCAAGCGTCATCGTAAAGTGCTTCGcgataacatccagggtatcacTAAGCCGGCTATTCGTCGTCTGGCTCGTCGTGGTGGCGTCAAGCGTATCTCCGGTCTGATCTACGAGGAGACCCGCGGTGTGCTCAAAGTGTTCCTGGAGAACGTGATCAGGGACGCAGTCACGTACACCGAGCATGCTAAAAGAAAGACCGTCACCGCTATGGATGTGGTGTACGCCCTGAAGCGCCAGGGACGCACTCTATACGGCTTCGGAGGTTAA